From Camelus ferus isolate YT-003-E chromosome 15, BCGSAC_Cfer_1.0, whole genome shotgun sequence, the proteins below share one genomic window:
- the ZFP36L2 gene encoding mRNA decay activator protein ZFP36L2: MSTTLLSAFYDIDFLCKTEKSLANLNLNNMLDKKAVGTPVAAAPSSGFTPGFLRRHSASNLHALAHPAPSPGSCSPKFPGAANGSSCGSAATGGPTSYGTLKEPSGGGGTSLLNKENKFRDRSFSENGERSQHLLHLQQQKGGGGSQINSTRYKTELCRPFEESGTCKYGEKCQFAHGFHELRSLTRHPKYKTELCRTFHTIGFCPYGPRCHFIHNADERRPAPSGGASGDLRAFSARDALHLGFPREPRPKLHHSLSFSGFPSGHHQPPGGLESPLLLDSPTSRTPPPPSCSSASSCSSSASSCSSASAASTPSGAPTCCASAAAAAAAALLYGTGGAEDLLAPGAPCATCSSASCANNAFAFGPELSSLITPLAIQTHNFAAVAAAAYYRSQQQQQQQQQQQQQQQQGLVPPAQPPAPPSTPLPVSATAPPSPPFSFQLPRRLSESPVFDAPPSPPDSLSDRDSYLSGSLSSGSLSGSESPSLDPGRRLPIFSRLSISDD, translated from the exons ATGTCGACCACACTTCTGTCCGCCTTCTACGATATCGACTTCTTGTGCAAG ACGGAGAAATCACTGGCCAACCTCAATCTGAACAACATGCTGGACAAGAAGGCTGTGGGGACGCCCGTGGCCGCTGCCCCCAGCTCGGGCTTCACGCCGGGCTTCCTCCGACGGCACTCGGCCAGCAACCTGCACGCGCTCGCCCACCCCGCGCCTAGCCCCGGCAGCTGCTCGCCCAAGTTCCCGGGTGCGGCTAACGGCAGCAGCTGCGGCAGCGCGGCGACTGGCGGCCCGACCTCCTACGGCACCCTTAAGGAGCCGTCGGGGGGCGGTGGCACGTCCCTACTgaacaaggaaaacaaattcCGGGACCGCTCGTTCAGCGAGAACGGCGAGCGCAGCCAGCACCTCCTGCACCTGCAGCAGCAGAAGGGGGGCGGCGGCTCCCAGATCAACTCAACGCGCTACAAAACTGAGCTGTGCCGGCCCTTTGAGGAGAGCGGCACGTGCAAGTACGGCGAGAAATGCCAGTTCGCGCACGGCTTCCACGAGCTGCGCAGTCTGACGCGGCACCCAAAGTACAAGACCGAGCTGTGCCGCACCTTCCACACCATCGGCTTCTGTCCCTACGGGCCGCGCTGCCACTTCATCCACAACGCCGATGAGCGGCGGCCTGCACCGTCTGGGGGCGCCTCCGGGGACCTGCGTGCCTTCAGCGCCCGCGACGCGCTGCACCTGGGCTTCCCGCGGGAGCCGAGGCCCAAGCTGCATCACAGCCTTAGCTTCTCGGGCTTCCCTTCGGGCCACCACCAGCCTCCCGGGGGCCTGGAGTCGCCCCTGCTGCTCGACAGCCCCACGTCTCGcacgccgccgccgccctccTGCTCCTCGGCCTCCTCCTGTTCCTCGTCCGCTTCGTCCTGCTCGTCGGCCTCGGCGGCCTCCACGCCCTCGGGCGCCCCGACGTGCTGTGCCTCTGCGGCGGCAGCGGCTGCAGCCGCCTTACTCTACGGCACTGGGGGCGCCGAGGACCTGCTCGCGCCCGGCGCGCCCTGCGCCACCTGCTCGTCGGCCTCGTGCGCCAATAATGCCTTCGCCTTCGGCCCGGAGCTGAGCAGCCTCATCACGCCGCTTGCCATCCAGACCCACAACTTCGCTGCAGTGGCCGCCGCCGCCTACTATCGCagccagcagcagcaacagcagcagcagcagcagcagcagcagcagcagcagggcctggTGCCCCCTGCGCAGCCCCCGGCGCCGCCCAGCACGCCCCTCCCTGTCAGCGCCACCGCGCCGCCCTCGCCGCCCTTCAGCTTCCAGCTGCCGCGCCGCTTGTCCGAGTCGCCGGTGTTCGATGCACCTCCCAGTCCCCCGGACTCGCTGTCGGACCGCGACAGCTACTTGAGCGGCTCCCTGAGCTCGGGCAGCCTCAGCGGCTCCGAGTCCCCCAGCCTTGACCCCGGCCGCCGCCTGCCCATCTTCAGCCGCCTTTCCATCTCCGACGACTGA